In Amycolatopsis sp. FBCC-B4732, the genomic stretch CCGCTACCTAGAGCTTCAGGGCAGCGATAGCCTTCTTGACCACTGTGCGTGCCTTCACGCTTTGCTTCTGGTTCGTGGTCGCGATGACCGCCGCGGAGCCCTTGGCGACAGCGTAGACAGCGCCGTCGTCGGTGGACAAATAGCCGCCCTTCCAGCCGGAAGGGTCGCTCGCCGGGTTCGACGAGTCCACCGGCGCCGCCTGGTTGACCAGCGCCGTCGCCGTTTTCGCGTCCCCGACGTACACCCGGACGGTGAGCTGGACCTTCCCGTCCGGGCGATAGAAGAAGCACGCCGGGTGGGGCTGGTCGGCGGACACGCGCACCTTCGACACGTGCTGGCCGTTCGAGTCGGCCACGAATTCGCTGCCGAGGTACGGGCAGTCCTCGGTCGCACCGGGTTGCGGCTCCGGCGGCAGCCCGGCGGCCGCGGCGGAGGAGGCGGACGGCGAACTGGGCGTCGCGGTGCCGGACACGATGGCGGGGCCGCAGCCGGCCAGCAGGACCGCGGCGGGCGCGAGAAGTACGAGTCGTCGCATAGCGCGCACAGTCAACCATGCGGCGTGTGTGAAAACCGCTGGCTGAAGTCGCCGGGACGCCGAGGCGTGCGACGATGGCGGCGAGTGGTCCGGTTCACGACCCGAGGAGGTCCGGCGTGCTCACCCCCGAGCAGTACCTCGGCGCGGTGGCCGAGCGCATCCAGCGCTCGGGCGGCCGGCTGAACTCCGTGCAGATCGGGCCCGCGACGGCCGTCGTCGGCCTGTTCACCGAGTCGGTGATGCTCTCGACGATGAACTACTGCGTCATCGCCGCGGCCGTGCCCGAGGTCAGCGCCGCGGCGCTGTACGACTTCACCGGCCGCGCCACGCAGCACGCCCGCGCGAACCTCATCGGCACCATGGGCTGGACCGCGGCGTCGGTGGTCATCGCCGGGCTGGTCGGCCGGCGCGTGTACCCGGACGCCGCGCAGGCCGCGTCCGCGAAGTCGGGCAACCAGTTCGGCGGCGAGACGCGGATGGTCGCGGTGGACCTCTCGGCCGGGCAGATGTTCGCGTTCGTCGGCGGGAAGTTCTGGGGCGCCGCGGTGCAGGGTTCGGTCAACGCCAAGCTGACGTACTGCTTCCCGCAGCCCGCCGAGGTCTACCAGCAGGTGCAGTGGCAGCAGGCCCAGCACCAGCAGCAGCAACCGCCGGTCCAGCAGCAACCGCCGGCGCAGCAGCCGCCGCCGGGCTGGCAGCAGCAGGCGCCGATGCCGCAGGTGCCGCCCCCGCCGGCCGTCGGCCCGGGCGGTCCCCAGCCGCCCGTCTACCCGCCGCCGGGGCACCAGCCGTACGGTCAGTGACATGGTGCAGCTGCGCGGGTGGCCGTCGTTCCCCGAAGAACTCCCTGTGTTCACGCCGGAAACGGCGCCGCCGGACCCGCGGGCACTGTTCCTGGAGTGGCTGACCGAAGCCGGCGAGCACGTGCTCGCACCGCACGCCGTCACACTGTCCACAGTGGACGCCGATGGCGCGCCCGACGCCCGCGTCGTGATCCTCAAGGACGTCGGCCCGGCCGGCTGGGCGGTCGCGACCAGCTCCGAAAGCCCGAAGGGCCTGCAACTGAGCAAGGACCCGCGGGCCGCGCTGACGTTCTTCTGGCCCGGCCGCGGCCGCCAGGTCCGGCTGCGCGGGCCGGTTTCCCCGGCCGCGCCCGAAGTTTCGGCGGAGGACTTCCTCGCCCGGCCGCCGGCGTCCCGCGTCGAGGCGTTCATCGGACGCCAGTCCCAGGTGCTGGCCGACCCGGCGGACCTCGTCGCCGCGGCCGCGGAAGCGGAGCGCTGGGTCGAAGAAAACCCCGGCACCGCCCCGGAAACGTGGACGCGGTACTTCGTGGACCCGGACGTCGTCGAGTTCTGGCAGGCGAGCCACGACCGCCGGCACGTCCGGTTGCGGTACCGCAAGGCCGACGGCGGCTGGGTCCGCGAACGCCTCTGGCCCTGAGAAGCCCTGATCGGGGGTATCCCGTACGCGGGCGGCTGTGCGCATGATGCACCCATGCGCTCGAAGCTCCTGACCGCCGGGCTCGTCCTGGCGCTGACCGCCGCACTCGGGGGTGTGGCCTCGGCCGACGCGCGTCCTGGGGGACGACCGAAGCTGACGGATCCGCATCCGTGCCCGGGCCAACCGGGTTTCACCTGCTCGACGTTGACCGTGCCGCTCGACCACACCGGCCGCGTGCCGGGCACGCTCGACCTCGCCGTGGCGACCGCCGACAACGCCGACGCGCCCAAGGGCGTCCTGCTGTTCCTGACCGGCGGCCCCGGCCAGGGTGGCGTCGGCACTATCACGCGGATCGCGAAGCAGCGGCTGCCGGAAGTCGCGAAGGACTACCGGTTCGTCATGCTCGACCAGCGCGGCACCGGCCCGTCCGGCGCGCTGAAGTGCCCCGGGCTGCAGGAGCAGATGGGCAGCTCGGACATCGCGACGCCCTCCCGCGACGCGGTGCTCGAATGCGCGCACATCCTCGGCGACACGGCACCGCTGTACTCGACCGACCAGACGGTCGCGGACTTCGACCAGCTCCGGCGCGCGCTCGACGTGCCGAAGATGGTGGTCGACGGCGTCTCGTACGGCTCCTTCACGGCGGCCCGGTACGCGCTCGCGCACCCGGGCAACGTCAGCAAGGTCGTCCTCGATTCGGTGCTGCCGCACCACGCTTCGGCGTCGGCCTCGCTGTACCTGACGGGGCTGACGGCCGAAGCGCGGGTGCTGCGAGCGGCGTGCGCGGTAGCTCCCGCATGCGGCTACGACCCGGCTGACGACCTGGCGTGGGTGGTCCGCCACCGCAGTCCGGCCGACGGCGTGCGGATCTTCGACCTGGTCGTCACGTACGAGTTCGTCGACCCGACGTACCGCAACGAGGCGGCGGGCGACCTCGTCGGCGCCGTCCACGAGGCCCGCGCGGGCGCCACGGCCCACCTGGACGGCCTGCTGGAGGCGTACAAGTCCGGCGGCGACGACCCGGCATCGTTCAGCGCCGGCCTCCACGCGGCGACGCTGTGCGCGGACCAGCGCTTCCCGTGGGGCTCCGCGGCGACGCCGGTGTCACTGCGGCGACCGCTGCTTTCGCTGGCCGCCCGCACGCTGCCGGCTCGCGCGACCTGGCCGTACACGACGGAAGTGGCTACGCAGCAGGGATTCATCCAGAGCTGCCTCCCGTGGCCGGCCGAGCGCCCCGCTTCGAACCCGGCCGGCCGGCTGCCGAACGTCCCGGTGCTGCTGGTGAACGGCGACCGCGACCTGTCGACGCCACTGGAGTGGGCTCGGGAGGAAGCGGCGCAGGCTCCGCGCGGTCAGCTGGTGATCGTCCCGGGCGAGTCCCACTCGATCCAGAACCGCGAGCGCGGCCACGCGGGCCGGGACGCGGTGATCAGCTTCCTGCGGTAGCCGTCCAGGTGACCGGCAGCTCGTGGACGCCGTAGATGTTCATGTCCGTCCGCAGCTTCACCTCCCCCGCGGGCACCGCGAGTGCCAGCGTCGGGAAGCGCCGCAGCAAGGCCTCGAAGCCGGCGCGCATCTCGATGCGGGCCAGCTGCTGGCCGAGGCACTGGTGGACGCCGTGGCCGAAGGAGAGGAGGCCGCGGGCGTTGCGGTGGACGTCGAGGGTGTCCGGGTTTTCGAAGCGGCGGGGGTCGTGGTTGGCGGCCAGCAGCGAAACCACGACCGTCGAGCCCCGCGGGATCGTTTCGCCGCCCAGCTCCAGGTCTTCGGTGGCGTAGCGGAAGAAGATGTCGGCCACCGACAGGTAGCGCAGGAGTTCCTCGACCGCACCCGCCAGCAGGTCCGGGTTCGCACGCACCTCCGCGGCCTGCTCCGGGTGCTCCAGGAGTGCGAAAGTGCCCAGCGACAGCATGTTCGCGGTCGTCTCGTGGCCGGCGAGCAGCAGCAGGAACGCGGCGCCGGTCAGCTCCTCGACGGCCAGGTCCTCGTGGCGGGCCAGGTCGGACAGGATGTCGTCGCCGGGCTCGGCGCGCTTGCTCGTGACCAGTTCGGTGAGGTACGTGTTCAGCGCGATGTACGCGCCCATCTTCGTCTCGAGCGGCTGGTCGCGGACCATGAACTGCGCCGAGTCGGCCTGGAAGCTTTCGCGGTCCTCGTACGGGACGCCGAGCAGTTCGCAGATCACCAGCGACGGCACCGGGAGCGCGAACTCCTTCACCAGGTCGATCGGCGGCGTCAGCTGTGCGAGGTGGTCCAGCTGCCGCTCGACGATCTCGACGATGTGGTCCTCCAGCGTCTTCATCCGCTTGACGGTGAAGGCGCCGGTCAGCTTGCGCCGCAGCCGGCCGTGGTCCGGCGGGTCCATCGCGATGAACATGCCCGGCAGCTGCGGGGACGGCTCCGTGGCGGCGGGCATGCCCGTCTCGTACGGCACGTGGATGACGTCGAGGTCCAGCCGCGAGCTGAACCGCGTGTCGGCCATCAGCTGCCGGACCTCTTCGTAGCCGGTGACGAGCCAGCCTTCGTGCCCGTCGGGAAACACGAGCGGGCTGACCGGGCGCGCGTCGCGCAGCCGGCTGATCCCGCTCGGCGGGTCGAAGGGGCCCGCGTCGCGCTCCATGGGCAGACCGTGCGGAACGTCGACCTTCTGGCTCATCGGATTTCCTTTCGTGGTGGTTGCCGCCACGATGGCCGGGCCGGCTGACACGGGCCTGACACCGCTCGGACACCGGCGTCCGTGGCAAGATCGGCCTGGTGCAGATCGGGATACTGGGCCCCTTCGAGGTCCGGACGGACGACGGCGCACTGGCCGACGTGCCGGGCGCCCGGTTGCGCGGCCTGCTGGCCGCCCTCGCGCTCGACCCGGGACACGTCGTCCCGAAGGCGACGCTGGTCGACTGGATCTGGGGTGAGCACCCGCCAGCCGATGCCGCGAACGCGTTGCAACGCCTGGTTTCCCGGCTGCGGAAAGCGCTACCGGAAGGGTCCGTCGACGGGCAGCCGACCGGCTACCGGCTGCTGCTCGGCCCCGACGACGTCGACGCCGTGCGGTTCGAACGCCTCGCCGGCGAGCCGGGCCGGCTCCGGGAAGCGCTCGAGCTGTGGCGCGGTCCGGCCATGCAGGACGTCGATCTGCCCGAAAGCGCGGCCCTCGAAGCCGCCGTCACCCGCCTCGAAGCCCTGCGCCTGACGGCCGTGGAGGAGTACTTCGACGCCGAGCTGAACCTCGGTCACGGCGCGAAGGTCGTCACCGAGCTGACCGATCTGGTCGCCGCCAACCCGATGCGCGAACGGCTCGTCGCCGCGTTGATGCGCGCCCTCGTCGCCAGCGGCCGCGACTCCGAAGCGCTGCTCCTGTACCAGCGCACGAAGGACGCGCTCGCCGATTCGCTGGGCGTCGATCCTTCGCCGGAACTCTCGGCGCTGCACGTCGCGCTGCTGCGGGGCGAGCTGGCGCGGCCGGAGGCGGACCGCAAGACCAACCTGCGGGCCGAGCTCACCAGCTACGTCGGCAAGGACGCCGACGTCACGGCGGTCAGCGAGCTCAGCTCCGGCCACCGGCTCACCACCGTGATCGGCCCGGGCGGCTCGGGGAAGACCCGGCTGGCCACGGAAACCGCGCGGCACCTGCTCGGCGACCTGCCGGACGGCGCCTGGGTGGTCGAGCTCGCGGCCATCGGCGCCGACGGCGACGTCGCGCAAGCCACGCTCGGCGCGCTCAAGCTGCGGGACGCGCTCCTCGGCGAGGCACCGGACGCGGAGCCGACGGACCGGGTCATCGCGGCGCTGCGCGAGCGGTCGATGCTGCTGGTGCTGGACAACTGCGAGCACGTCATCGAGTCCGCGGCGGCGTTCGCCCACCGCGTCCTCGGCGAGTGCCGTCGGCTGCGGATCCTGGCGACGAGCCGGGAACCGCTCGGCATCACCGGCGAGGCGCTGTGGCAGCTCGCTCCGCTGGTCCTGCCCGCGCCGGACGCCGATCCCGCCGAAATCGAGGCCGCCCCGGCCGTCCGGCTGCTGCGCGACCGGGCCGGCGCGGTGCGCAAGGAGCTCGCGACCGACGACGCCGCGCTGCCGACGTTGGCGCGGGTTTGCCGGGCGCTGGACGGGATGCCGCTGGCGATCGAACTCGCCGCCGCGCGGCTGCGCACCATGTCGCTCGACCAGCTCGCCCACCGGCTCGACGACCGCTTCCGCCTGCTGACCGGCGGCAGCCGCACCGCGCTGCCCCGGCACCGGACGCTGCGCGCGGTCATCGACTGGAGCTGGGAACTGCTCACCGACGCCGAGCGCGTCGTGCTGCGCCGGCTGTCGGTGTTCGCCGGCGGCGCGAGCCTGGAAGCGGCCGAGCGGGTATGCGGCGGCGACGTCGTCGAGGAGTGGGAAGTCCTCGAACTGCTGACGGCGCTGACCGAAAAGTCGCTGGTGGTGGTCAGCGAGCGCGACGGTGCGCAGCGGTACCGGATGCTCGGCACGATCAAGGAGTACGCCGAGCAGCGGCTCGCCGAGGCCGAGGAAACGACGCGGGCTCGGCACGCGCACCTCGCGTACTTCACCGAATTGGCCGAGACCGCGAAGCCGCACCTGCGCGGCGGCGAACAGCTGGACTGGCTGGCCAAGCTCGAAGCCGAGCACGAGAACATCGCGGCGGCGATGCGCGGTGCGCTCGCGGCCGCCGAAGCCGAGCCCGCGATGCGCCTGGCGGCCGGTGCCGCCTGGTACTGGTGGCTCGGCGGGCACCGGGCGGAGGGCAACGAGCTGGTCCTGGCGGCCACGGCCGTGCCCGGCGACGTGCCGGACGAGCTCCGCGGTGTCGTCTATTCGTTCGTCGTCCAGTTCGTGACGTCCGGGCAGCAGAGCGACGAGTCCCAGGCGGTGGACTGGATCCGGAAGGCCTACGAAATCAGCCTCCAGACCCCGGACGGCGACCTGGAGCTGCGGTTCGCCCCCGCGCTCGAACGCCTGCTGCACGGGCCGGACGCGGCGCTGACCGCGTTCGAACCGCTGCTCGC encodes the following:
- a CDS encoding DUF2020 domain-containing protein, with product MRRLVLLAPAAVLLAGCGPAIVSGTATPSSPSASSAAAAGLPPEPQPGATEDCPYLGSEFVADSNGQHVSKVRVSADQPHPACFFYRPDGKVQLTVRVYVGDAKTATALVNQAAPVDSSNPASDPSGWKGGYLSTDDGAVYAVAKGSAAVIATTNQKQSVKARTVVKKAIAALKL
- a CDS encoding alpha/beta fold hydrolase, yielding MRSKLLTAGLVLALTAALGGVASADARPGGRPKLTDPHPCPGQPGFTCSTLTVPLDHTGRVPGTLDLAVATADNADAPKGVLLFLTGGPGQGGVGTITRIAKQRLPEVAKDYRFVMLDQRGTGPSGALKCPGLQEQMGSSDIATPSRDAVLECAHILGDTAPLYSTDQTVADFDQLRRALDVPKMVVDGVSYGSFTAARYALAHPGNVSKVVLDSVLPHHASASASLYLTGLTAEARVLRAACAVAPACGYDPADDLAWVVRHRSPADGVRIFDLVVTYEFVDPTYRNEAAGDLVGAVHEARAGATAHLDGLLEAYKSGGDDPASFSAGLHAATLCADQRFPWGSAATPVSLRRPLLSLAARTLPARATWPYTTEVATQQGFIQSCLPWPAERPASNPAGRLPNVPVLLVNGDRDLSTPLEWAREEAAQAPRGQLVIVPGESHSIQNRERGHAGRDAVISFLR
- a CDS encoding BTAD domain-containing putative transcriptional regulator; this translates as MQIGILGPFEVRTDDGALADVPGARLRGLLAALALDPGHVVPKATLVDWIWGEHPPADAANALQRLVSRLRKALPEGSVDGQPTGYRLLLGPDDVDAVRFERLAGEPGRLREALELWRGPAMQDVDLPESAALEAAVTRLEALRLTAVEEYFDAELNLGHGAKVVTELTDLVAANPMRERLVAALMRALVASGRDSEALLLYQRTKDALADSLGVDPSPELSALHVALLRGELARPEADRKTNLRAELTSYVGKDADVTAVSELSSGHRLTTVIGPGGSGKTRLATETARHLLGDLPDGAWVVELAAIGADGDVAQATLGALKLRDALLGEAPDAEPTDRVIAALRERSMLLVLDNCEHVIESAAAFAHRVLGECRRLRILATSREPLGITGEALWQLAPLVLPAPDADPAEIEAAPAVRLLRDRAGAVRKELATDDAALPTLARVCRALDGMPLAIELAAARLRTMSLDQLAHRLDDRFRLLTGGSRTALPRHRTLRAVIDWSWELLTDAERVVLRRLSVFAGGASLEAAERVCGGDVVEEWEVLELLTALTEKSLVVVSERDGAQRYRMLGTIKEYAEQRLAEAEETTRARHAHLAYFTELAETAKPHLRGGEQLDWLAKLEAEHENIAAAMRGALAAAEAEPAMRLAAGAAWYWWLGGHRAEGNELVLAATAVPGDVPDELRGVVYSFVVQFVTSGQQSDESQAVDWIRKAYEISLQTPDGDLELRFAPALERLLHGPDAALTAFEPLLADEDPWARAVARLQLGKMRIQFGHGDREADAHLETALAEFRAIGERWGMSFALTELADRIAVRGEFAGACAYYEEAVVVVTEVGAIEDVVRMRMRQAQLYWLLGDEDASAVALAEAQRAAERVAWPNALAELALSKAELARWRGDFEQARRQLDVATTMLGDGAGLPTVRAVTGDLLGYLATDVGESREHRAAAFAAASETGHPLVLAQVLVGIADLALRTEEPAQAARLLAASAGLRGLADRSHPDFGRIEADTRNRLGDEGFTEATREGTAASWDELAGVTLAS
- a CDS encoding pyridoxal 5'-phosphate synthase: MVQLRGWPSFPEELPVFTPETAPPDPRALFLEWLTEAGEHVLAPHAVTLSTVDADGAPDARVVILKDVGPAGWAVATSSESPKGLQLSKDPRAALTFFWPGRGRQVRLRGPVSPAAPEVSAEDFLARPPASRVEAFIGRQSQVLADPADLVAAAAEAERWVEENPGTAPETWTRYFVDPDVVEFWQASHDRRHVRLRYRKADGGWVRERLWP
- a CDS encoding cytochrome P450; translated protein: MSQKVDVPHGLPMERDAGPFDPPSGISRLRDARPVSPLVFPDGHEGWLVTGYEEVRQLMADTRFSSRLDLDVIHVPYETGMPAATEPSPQLPGMFIAMDPPDHGRLRRKLTGAFTVKRMKTLEDHIVEIVERQLDHLAQLTPPIDLVKEFALPVPSLVICELLGVPYEDRESFQADSAQFMVRDQPLETKMGAYIALNTYLTELVTSKRAEPGDDILSDLARHEDLAVEELTGAAFLLLLAGHETTANMLSLGTFALLEHPEQAAEVRANPDLLAGAVEELLRYLSVADIFFRYATEDLELGGETIPRGSTVVVSLLAANHDPRRFENPDTLDVHRNARGLLSFGHGVHQCLGQQLARIEMRAGFEALLRRFPTLALAVPAGEVKLRTDMNIYGVHELPVTWTATAGS